A portion of the Acidisarcina polymorpha genome contains these proteins:
- a CDS encoding phage portal protein, giving the protein MNVARSIQQLWKQWTGEVGAGATPSTPRKTVALPSILGPYQAPASLLPKPTPVNLRRFAETPLARRAINIIKDRIASLDWQITLKRSYPAAAVPDFEERSAILRQTLESPNLGDSFRTLIEQVLEDTLVGGYGAIEMELTGDRQRPFELWPVDGATIKVNAKWDGSAETPRYAQATGLAMGQMAPLGGSPLDGTLTPGLIPLRDDELMYLRMNPRTYTPFGLGPLEVAFETINSFLGAHRFAGKLASNSVVQYALWLNETSPSQHERLIRWWQDEIEGTGRVPLISSEQKPEVLRFAAGTDADLRLNWQEFLIRMVGNAFSLPPMLLGLERDVNQSTASEQADEAFRSAIVPLAKLVAEHITRDLFAKKLGWPEFEFVFNDLEARDEMTEVTMQTALLAAGVLTVNEVRAMRGLGQLPESDVPPVLPALEIGREKEEATTN; this is encoded by the coding sequence GTGAACGTAGCGAGATCGATTCAACAACTCTGGAAGCAATGGACTGGCGAGGTCGGCGCCGGGGCTACGCCTTCGACACCAAGGAAAACGGTCGCGCTGCCTTCAATTCTCGGACCGTATCAGGCGCCGGCAAGTCTGCTACCCAAACCGACCCCGGTCAACCTGCGGAGATTCGCGGAGACTCCACTTGCGCGCAGGGCGATCAACATCATCAAGGACAGGATTGCCAGCCTGGACTGGCAGATCACTTTGAAGCGAAGCTATCCGGCGGCTGCAGTCCCTGATTTCGAGGAACGCAGCGCCATCTTGCGGCAAACCTTGGAGAGTCCGAACCTGGGCGATTCCTTCCGGACGTTAATCGAACAGGTGCTTGAGGACACTCTGGTCGGCGGCTACGGAGCAATCGAGATGGAGCTCACCGGCGACCGCCAGCGGCCTTTCGAGTTGTGGCCGGTCGATGGCGCCACGATCAAGGTGAATGCGAAATGGGACGGAAGCGCGGAGACACCTCGCTACGCGCAAGCGACTGGTTTGGCGATGGGACAGATGGCGCCACTCGGGGGAAGTCCGCTCGACGGAACGTTGACACCTGGATTGATCCCGCTCCGGGACGACGAGTTGATGTATCTCCGCATGAATCCCCGGACGTATACCCCCTTCGGGCTTGGGCCTTTAGAAGTCGCGTTCGAGACGATCAACAGCTTCCTCGGGGCGCACCGGTTTGCCGGTAAGCTGGCCAGCAATTCGGTGGTGCAATACGCGTTGTGGCTGAACGAGACCAGCCCGTCTCAGCATGAACGGCTGATCCGTTGGTGGCAGGACGAGATTGAAGGCACGGGAAGAGTGCCGCTGATATCGAGCGAGCAGAAGCCGGAAGTGTTGCGTTTCGCCGCTGGCACTGACGCCGATCTGCGGCTGAACTGGCAGGAGTTCCTCATTCGTATGGTGGGCAACGCATTTTCTCTTCCCCCGATGCTGCTCGGCCTAGAGCGCGATGTGAATCAATCGACGGCTTCGGAGCAGGCCGACGAGGCCTTTCGCAGCGCGATCGTGCCTCTCGCGAAGCTGGTAGCGGAACACATCACGCGCGACCTTTTCGCGAAGAAGCTGGGCTGGCCGGAGTTCGAATTCGTGTTCAACGATCTCGAAGCGCGGGACGAGATGACCGAGGTCACGATGCAGACGGCTCTGTTGGCTGCGGGAGTTTTGACAGTCAACGAAGTTCGGGCGATGCGGGGATTGGGGCAATTGCCGGAGAGCGACGTCCCACCCGTTCTGCCAGCGCTTGAGATCGGGCGTGAAAAAGAGGAGGCGACGACGAATTGA
- a CDS encoding HipA domain-containing protein: MAVIAVQQIRRMRGGAQSQLMLGADDHLYVVKFQNNPQHLRVLANELMATRLAEAAGLTVPACEVIEVSEWLVANNSELDMELSRSRESCLPGLQFGSRFVGGLMPGQVVDFLPEEMLLEVRNLHEFPGILALDKWTCNGNGRQAVFSKKYREKRYLATFVDQGYCFNAGEWKFVDAPLRGVFARNAVYHEVIGWESFEPWLGRIENMAADKIWSIAETVPPEWYGGDTGALERLVEQLIGAAGTSPGADW, encoded by the coding sequence TTGGCGGTCATTGCTGTGCAACAGATCCGCCGGATGCGCGGGGGCGCTCAAAGTCAATTGATGCTGGGCGCCGACGACCACCTGTATGTCGTCAAGTTCCAGAACAACCCGCAGCACCTTCGGGTGCTAGCGAATGAGCTGATGGCGACCCGGCTGGCAGAGGCTGCCGGACTGACAGTTCCCGCCTGCGAAGTGATCGAGGTAAGCGAATGGCTGGTTGCGAATAACTCGGAGCTAGATATGGAGCTGAGCCGGAGCCGGGAGAGTTGCCTTCCGGGGCTGCAGTTCGGATCGCGTTTTGTGGGCGGATTAATGCCCGGGCAGGTGGTGGACTTCCTGCCGGAGGAGATGTTGCTCGAGGTAAGGAACCTTCATGAATTTCCTGGCATTCTGGCGTTGGACAAATGGACTTGCAACGGGAACGGCCGACAGGCGGTATTTTCGAAGAAGTATCGAGAGAAGCGTTACCTCGCCACCTTCGTCGATCAGGGATATTGCTTCAATGCGGGAGAGTGGAAATTCGTAGATGCGCCATTGCGAGGAGTCTTCGCGCGCAACGCGGTATACCACGAAGTGATCGGCTGGGAGAGCTTCGAGCCCTGGCTGGGACGAATTGAAAACATGGCGGCAGACAAGATCTGGAGCATTGCGGAGACGGTCCCTCCGGAGTGGTATGGGGGCGACACGGGAGCGCTGGAACGGTTGGTCGAGCAGCTGATTGGGGCGGCAGGCACGAGTCCGGGAGCTGATTGGTGA
- a CDS encoding type II toxin-antitoxin system HicB family antitoxin, with the protein MHRSEEGYCVSWPSLPGCHSQGETKGEALENIKLTIQEYLEAKAKLEVSPGEQIRL; encoded by the coding sequence TTGCATAGGTCAGAAGAAGGCTACTGCGTCTCGTGGCCAAGCCTGCCAGGCTGCCATTCTCAAGGTGAGACCAAGGGAGAGGCGTTGGAGAACATCAAGTTGACGATTCAGGAGTACCTGGAAGCCAAGGCAAAATTGGAAGTTAGTCCTGGCGAACAGATCAGGCTGTAA
- the lpdA gene encoding dihydrolipoyl dehydrogenase, with protein MAETIFDVAIIGGGPAGYTAAIRAGQYGLKTALINDNEKLGGTCLLWGCIPTKSLLFDAEVYDHFKHAKEYGIDVQGEVKVNWPVVLQRKNDIIAKHVKGLNFLMRKNKVTTITGYGKLTGPAKEGIHTVDVESGGQHQSIQAKNILLATGSDAKMLPGLSPDDRVLTNIEILAIPEIPKSMVVIGAGAVGVEFGSIFNSFGSEITIVEYLPRLVPVEDEEISKELARSFRKRGIDCNTGAKFETAEKTETGVKVTYTTSDGKQVVKEAEKVLVAVGRGPRTEGVGIEKTKIKTERGFVHVDEWQQTDESGIYAIGDIVAGLPQLAHVGGMAGMVAVARIAGKYARPIKRNRIPGCTYTEPQIGSVGLTEAAAKEKGHEVKVGKFPFTANSKASIVGSHEGFIKVVADKKYGEILGVHIIGPQATELIAEAVVAIEMEATVEDLMFTIHAHPTLAEGMLDAFGSVEGMAINA; from the coding sequence TTGGCAGAGACAATTTTTGATGTAGCAATTATCGGTGGCGGCCCCGCCGGATACACCGCAGCCATTCGCGCCGGCCAGTACGGTCTCAAGACTGCCCTTATCAACGACAACGAGAAGCTCGGGGGCACCTGTCTGCTTTGGGGTTGCATCCCGACCAAGTCGCTGCTCTTTGACGCCGAAGTTTATGACCATTTCAAGCACGCCAAGGAATACGGCATCGACGTCCAAGGCGAGGTCAAGGTCAACTGGCCGGTTGTGCTTCAGCGAAAGAACGACATCATCGCCAAGCACGTCAAGGGCCTCAACTTCCTCATGCGGAAGAACAAGGTGACGACGATCACCGGCTACGGAAAGCTCACCGGCCCAGCGAAAGAGGGTATCCACACCGTTGACGTCGAAAGCGGAGGTCAACATCAGTCGATCCAGGCGAAGAACATCCTGCTCGCGACCGGTTCCGATGCCAAGATGCTGCCCGGTCTCAGCCCCGACGATCGCGTCTTGACCAACATAGAAATCCTTGCCATTCCGGAGATACCAAAATCCATGGTCGTAATCGGCGCCGGCGCGGTGGGTGTCGAGTTTGGGTCAATTTTTAATAGCTTTGGCAGTGAAATCACCATCGTCGAGTACTTGCCCCGGCTAGTGCCGGTCGAGGACGAAGAGATCAGTAAGGAACTTGCGCGGAGCTTTCGCAAACGAGGCATCGATTGCAACACCGGCGCCAAGTTCGAGACGGCGGAGAAGACCGAGACCGGCGTCAAGGTGACCTACACCACCTCCGACGGCAAGCAGGTGGTGAAGGAAGCGGAGAAGGTTCTAGTCGCTGTCGGCCGTGGGCCGCGCACCGAGGGTGTCGGCATCGAGAAGACGAAGATCAAGACGGAGCGTGGGTTCGTGCACGTCGACGAATGGCAGCAGACCGACGAGTCCGGGATCTACGCCATCGGTGACATCGTCGCCGGATTGCCCCAGTTGGCGCATGTAGGAGGTATGGCCGGCATGGTCGCCGTCGCCCGGATCGCCGGCAAGTACGCGCGGCCGATTAAGCGCAACCGCATTCCCGGCTGCACCTACACGGAGCCGCAAATCGGCAGTGTCGGTTTGACCGAGGCAGCCGCCAAGGAGAAGGGTCACGAGGTCAAGGTCGGCAAGTTTCCGTTTACAGCGAACTCCAAAGCCTCGATCGTTGGTTCGCATGAAGGCTTCATCAAAGTAGTCGCGGACAAGAAATATGGCGAGATCCTCGGCGTCCACATCATCGGCCCTCAGGCAACCGAGCTGATTGCCGAAGCCGTAGTAGCGATCGAAATGGAAGCTACCGTGGAAGACTTGATGTTCACCATCCACGCCCACCCGACACTTGCCGAAGGAATGCTGGATGCCTTTGGCAGCGTGGAGGGAATGGCGATCAACGCTTAA
- the lipB gene encoding lipoyl(octanoyl) transferase LipB, which yields MILNLLQLGRITYAEALTLQRQLVELRHQQRIDNTLLLLEHPPVLTLGRNSQRQNILADDELLGRRGVEVHEINRGGDVTYHGPGQLVGYPILDLRSFTPRLGVVEYVRMLEEVLIRTCAGYGIVTQRIPKRTGVWTLPRGSISEKKIAAIGVHISRGITSHGFALNVTTDLRDFDLIVPCGIADRPVTSLENEIDTRTRQSPNLEDSGNTAARHFGIVFGTQVLRRASLEDLLSDAKQPTGETPQLVPEDTPLSIPKELKRLRGQEETVLA from the coding sequence ATGATCCTCAACCTCCTCCAACTCGGCCGAATCACTTACGCAGAAGCCCTCACCCTCCAGCGCCAACTCGTCGAACTCCGCCATCAACAGCGCATCGACAACACCCTTTTACTCCTCGAGCATCCGCCAGTTCTCACCCTGGGGCGCAATTCCCAGCGGCAGAACATCCTCGCTGATGACGAACTTCTAGGCCGGCGCGGGGTAGAGGTTCACGAGATTAACCGCGGTGGAGACGTCACCTATCATGGCCCCGGCCAGCTCGTCGGTTATCCAATCCTCGACCTGCGAAGCTTCACCCCGCGGCTGGGAGTGGTCGAGTACGTGCGCATGCTTGAAGAAGTCCTGATCCGTACCTGTGCCGGCTACGGCATCGTCACCCAGCGTATTCCGAAACGAACTGGCGTCTGGACGTTGCCCCGCGGTTCGATTTCCGAAAAGAAGATCGCGGCCATCGGCGTTCATATCTCTCGGGGCATCACCTCGCACGGGTTTGCACTGAATGTCACCACCGATCTCCGGGATTTTGATCTCATCGTTCCCTGTGGAATCGCCGACCGGCCGGTTACCAGCTTGGAGAACGAGATCGATACAAGAACCCGTCAGTCTCCCAACCTGGAAGATAGTGGGAATACCGCCGCACGCCATTTCGGCATAGTCTTCGGTACACAAGTCCTTCGGCGGGCGTCGTTAGAAGACCTTTTGAGCGACGCTAAGCAGCCGACAGGGGAAACGCCGCAATTGGTTCCAGAAGACACTCCGCTAAGCATCCCAAAAGAGCTGAAAAGGCTCAGAGGACAAGAGGAAACAGTTCTCGCGTAG
- the hemB gene encoding porphobilinogen synthase, with protein MEFPVTRLRRLRRTAALRSLVRETRLEPESLIYPLFLCPGEAVRKEISSMPGVFNLSIDEAIKEAAEAASLGIGGLLLFGLPEEKDENASGAWAEDGIVQKGIRALKATRGLDDLVVISDVCLCEYTSHGHCGVVKREGDLYEIENDSSLKLIARTAASLAAAGADIVAPSDMMDGRVSAIRKELDEKGCSQTPILSYAAKFASAFYGPFREAADSAPQFGDRRSYQMDGANLREAMREIEQDLVEGADMILMKPAMPYLDVIHAARDRFDVPIGAYQVSGEYSMLQAAFARGWLDPERTMLETLLSIQRAGAGFLVTYFAKQAARALA; from the coding sequence ATGGAATTTCCTGTCACCCGGCTACGGCGTCTGCGGCGGACGGCGGCGCTTCGTTCCTTAGTGCGCGAAACCCGGCTCGAACCCGAATCGCTGATCTACCCGCTTTTTTTGTGTCCAGGTGAGGCGGTCCGTAAGGAAATCAGCTCCATGCCCGGTGTCTTTAACCTCTCTATCGATGAGGCAATAAAAGAGGCCGCTGAGGCGGCGTCCCTGGGCATAGGCGGGCTGCTGCTATTTGGGCTACCCGAAGAGAAGGACGAAAATGCCAGCGGAGCCTGGGCAGAGGACGGCATCGTTCAGAAGGGGATTCGCGCCTTGAAGGCCACACGCGGCCTGGACGATTTAGTCGTCATCAGCGACGTCTGTCTTTGCGAATACACCTCCCACGGTCACTGCGGGGTGGTCAAGCGGGAGGGCGATCTCTACGAGATAGAAAATGACTCCAGCCTGAAGCTGATCGCCCGAACCGCAGCCTCGCTCGCCGCGGCTGGGGCTGACATTGTTGCGCCATCCGACATGATGGACGGGAGGGTGTCGGCGATACGCAAGGAACTGGACGAAAAAGGGTGCTCTCAGACCCCGATTCTCTCTTATGCCGCGAAGTTTGCCTCGGCCTTCTACGGTCCGTTCCGGGAAGCAGCAGATTCCGCCCCGCAGTTCGGCGACCGGCGCAGCTATCAAATGGATGGCGCCAACCTGCGAGAGGCCATGCGCGAGATCGAGCAAGATCTGGTCGAAGGCGCCGACATGATTCTGATGAAGCCAGCCATGCCTTACCTGGATGTGATTCACGCTGCACGGGACCGCTTCGACGTCCCAATCGGAGCGTATCAGGTCTCTGGGGAATATTCGATGCTACAGGCAGCATTCGCTCGAGGCTGGCTCGATCCCGAGCGAACTATGCTCGAAACACTACTATCCATTCAGCGGGCGGGCGCCGGGTTCCTTGTGACCTATTTTGCGAAGCAAGCCGCGCGCGCGCTCGCTTAA
- the purE gene encoding 5-(carboxyamino)imidazole ribonucleotide mutase: protein MESHPLVGVVMGSKSDYEVLKPAIDIFIEFSIAHEVRVVSAHRTPDWLFRYAEQAEDRGLQVIIAGAGGAAHLPGMLAAKTLVPVLGVPVPATLLNGIDSLLSIVQMPKGVPVGTLAIGKPGAANAALLAAEILALQDGGLRGRLRGWRESRRDEVLAEELPQ from the coding sequence ATGGAATCGCACCCGCTCGTCGGCGTCGTGATGGGCAGCAAGAGCGACTATGAGGTGCTCAAGCCTGCCATCGATATCTTTATTGAATTTTCTATTGCGCATGAGGTACGAGTGGTCTCAGCCCATCGCACTCCGGATTGGCTCTTCCGTTATGCGGAGCAAGCCGAAGATCGAGGCTTGCAGGTGATCATTGCCGGAGCTGGCGGAGCAGCCCACCTACCGGGAATGCTGGCGGCTAAAACCCTAGTGCCTGTGCTCGGCGTACCGGTCCCGGCTACGCTTCTGAATGGCATTGATTCCCTGCTCTCGATTGTGCAAATGCCAAAAGGCGTTCCGGTAGGCACACTGGCAATCGGCAAACCAGGCGCAGCGAACGCGGCGTTGCTGGCCGCTGAAATCCTGGCCTTGCAGGATGGAGGTCTGCGGGGACGACTCAGGGGATGGCGCGAATCGCGCCGTGACGAAGTGCTTGCAGAAGAGCTTCCTCAATGA
- the purK gene encoding 5-(carboxyamino)imidazole ribonucleotide synthase, giving the protein MTAILPGATIGILGGGQLGRMMAMAARSLGYRIHVMDPDPSCPARFVVDACFEGDWDDAKVAADLARGSDVVTLEIEQISLACLEAAAQYAPVRPSKALMQIIQDRIVQKDWLRDHGFPVGRYRAIENEADLQESALALGGRCFVKTARGGYDGRGQAKIGFSGRLGPVHEEVHEAWLSLGERPCIAEQALDLEKEISVMVARTPSGQVKSFPSAANHHENQILVWSVIPSSIPMELEQRAQQIALRLAEELKLEGLLAVEMFLTKQGSLLVNELAPRPHNSYHASERACVTSQFEQAVRAVCDLPLGDVSVVQPAAIANLLGDTWLKGEPRFDLALAVPGVRLHLYEKHQPRKGRKMGHLSAIGATPEEAIARVLEAERLL; this is encoded by the coding sequence ATGACCGCAATCCTTCCTGGCGCAACCATCGGCATTCTGGGCGGCGGTCAACTAGGCCGTATGATGGCGATGGCCGCTCGTTCGCTTGGTTATCGCATTCACGTGATGGATCCGGACCCATCCTGCCCAGCGCGGTTCGTCGTTGACGCATGCTTCGAAGGTGATTGGGACGATGCCAAAGTTGCCGCCGACCTTGCTCGCGGCTCGGACGTCGTGACGTTGGAGATTGAGCAGATTTCGCTCGCTTGCCTCGAGGCTGCTGCACAATACGCTCCGGTTCGACCAAGCAAGGCGCTCATGCAAATCATTCAGGATCGGATTGTCCAGAAGGATTGGTTGCGTGATCACGGCTTCCCGGTCGGACGCTATCGAGCAATTGAGAATGAGGCGGACCTTCAAGAGTCCGCCCTGGCGCTTGGCGGCCGCTGTTTCGTGAAGACTGCGCGTGGCGGATACGATGGACGGGGACAAGCCAAGATCGGATTCAGCGGACGGTTGGGTCCGGTCCACGAAGAAGTTCATGAAGCTTGGTTGTCCCTAGGGGAAAGGCCCTGCATTGCAGAACAGGCCCTGGACCTGGAGAAAGAGATATCGGTGATGGTGGCACGCACGCCAAGCGGCCAGGTCAAGAGTTTCCCTTCCGCTGCCAATCATCACGAGAATCAGATTCTTGTCTGGAGTGTCATTCCCTCGTCGATCCCCATGGAACTTGAACAACGGGCTCAACAGATCGCCCTACGGTTAGCGGAGGAGTTGAAGCTCGAGGGATTGCTGGCAGTCGAAATGTTTCTCACCAAGCAGGGTTCCCTGCTGGTCAATGAGCTTGCTCCGCGCCCTCATAACAGCTACCACGCCAGTGAACGAGCCTGCGTTACCAGCCAATTCGAGCAAGCGGTACGGGCTGTCTGTGACCTTCCGCTCGGCGATGTAAGCGTCGTGCAGCCCGCGGCGATCGCCAACCTGCTTGGGGACACCTGGTTGAAAGGCGAACCGCGTTTCGATCTGGCACTGGCGGTCCCGGGAGTGCGTCTGCATCTCTATGAGAAACACCAGCCGCGCAAGGGGCGAAAGATGGGGCACCTCTCGGCGATTGGAGCGACTCCGGAGGAAGCGATTGCGCGGGTCTTGGAAGCAGAGCGGCTTTTGTAA
- the sucB gene encoding 2-oxoglutarate dehydrogenase, E2 component, dihydrolipoamide succinyltransferase: MPTDVIMPQMGESIFEGTITKWLKKTGDVVQRDEPLFEISTDKVDAEIPSPAAGTLTEIKVGEGTTVQINTVVAVLSEDGSGALPAAPTDLAAPSAEAVPAAKASPKEAPAAATAPPASSAGPATDVVMPQMGESIFEGTITKWLKKVGDTVSQDEPLFEISTDKVDAEIPSPAAGTLTEIKVPEGTTVQINTVVAVIGGANVAAAATAPAPAATSKAPVAAQVVPEQVVPEIDEEVSAEGVRSSPLVRKIAKDNNLDLSKLKGTGSGGRITKEDALAAVAQRGAAAPPAATPAPAPVTQPGVPAAAAPKAAPAAPSLPALSGELVPLSRMRAIIAQRMVESKHTSPHVHTCFKIDLTKIVRLREKEKTKYEQRNGVKLTYMPFITRAVVNTLRKMPIVNASMETTGEGAGIRYHQNVNIGIAVALDWGLIVPVIKQAEEKSFLGIARAIVDLAERARAKKLKTDEVSGGTFTITNPGIFGEQFGTPIINQPESAILGVGGLFKEPTVITDESGSDSIAVRSIIRLTLGFDHRIVDGADAGRFMQEVKKYLENWNEDIG, encoded by the coding sequence ATGCCGACTGACGTAATCATGCCCCAGATGGGCGAGTCAATTTTTGAAGGAACCATTACCAAATGGCTTAAGAAGACCGGAGATGTAGTCCAGCGAGACGAACCGCTCTTTGAAATTTCGACCGATAAGGTCGATGCCGAGATTCCGTCTCCCGCCGCGGGTACCCTGACCGAGATAAAGGTAGGTGAAGGCACGACCGTCCAGATCAACACCGTGGTTGCCGTGCTCTCTGAAGATGGCAGCGGTGCCCTTCCCGCAGCGCCGACCGACCTGGCCGCACCCTCTGCAGAAGCAGTCCCGGCCGCTAAGGCATCACCGAAGGAAGCTCCAGCTGCCGCCACCGCGCCCCCGGCTTCTTCAGCCGGTCCTGCGACCGACGTGGTTATGCCTCAGATGGGCGAGTCGATTTTCGAAGGAACCATTACCAAGTGGCTCAAGAAAGTTGGGGACACGGTCAGCCAGGACGAACCACTCTTTGAAATCTCGACCGATAAGGTCGATGCCGAAATTCCATCACCCGCCGCCGGAACCCTCACTGAGATTAAGGTGCCCGAGGGAACGACCGTCCAGATCAACACCGTGGTCGCCGTGATTGGAGGAGCCAATGTTGCTGCAGCTGCAACCGCACCTGCTCCGGCCGCGACATCGAAAGCTCCTGTGGCAGCACAAGTGGTTCCAGAGCAGGTGGTTCCAGAGATCGATGAAGAGGTCAGCGCAGAAGGCGTTCGCTCATCGCCGCTGGTTCGAAAGATTGCAAAGGACAACAACCTTGATCTGAGCAAGCTGAAAGGTACCGGCTCCGGGGGACGCATCACCAAGGAAGACGCATTGGCGGCTGTCGCCCAACGGGGTGCGGCAGCGCCTCCAGCGGCAACTCCGGCGCCAGCCCCAGTCACCCAGCCCGGCGTCCCCGCCGCGGCTGCACCCAAGGCCGCCCCAGCAGCGCCGTCCCTCCCTGCGCTTTCCGGTGAGCTAGTGCCGCTTAGCAGAATGCGGGCCATCATCGCTCAGCGCATGGTCGAGTCCAAGCACACCAGTCCCCACGTCCACACCTGCTTCAAGATCGATCTGACAAAGATCGTTCGCCTTCGCGAAAAAGAGAAGACGAAATACGAACAGCGGAACGGGGTCAAGCTCACTTACATGCCCTTCATTACTCGGGCGGTGGTCAACACATTACGCAAGATGCCAATCGTGAACGCATCCATGGAGACAACCGGGGAAGGTGCTGGCATCCGCTATCACCAGAACGTAAACATTGGCATCGCTGTAGCGCTCGATTGGGGGCTGATTGTTCCAGTCATCAAGCAGGCTGAGGAGAAGAGTTTCCTTGGGATTGCTCGCGCCATCGTCGATCTAGCCGAACGCGCCCGCGCGAAGAAACTGAAGACCGATGAAGTCAGCGGTGGCACTTTCACCATTACCAATCCCGGTATCTTCGGCGAACAGTTCGGCACTCCCATCATCAATCAACCCGAGAGCGCAATCCTGGGCGTGGGCGGCCTCTTTAAGGAGCCGACCGTAATTACCGACGAAAGCGGCTCAGATTCCATTGCGGTGCGGAGCATCATTCGCCTTACCCTAGGTTTCGACCACCGTATCGTTGATGGCGCCGACGCAGGCCGGTTTATGCAGGAAGTCAAGAAGTACCTGGAGAACTGGAACGAAGATATCGGCTGA
- a CDS encoding DUF6677 family protein has protein sequence MASNVHLPAKGAAHRGTDPVSHSSSYAYFALILGWLIPGAGHVLVKRPFRGLFLFLSITCMFVLGVAMQGKLYSPNAGEILNILGFVGDLGAGLLYIVARALDYGHGAVQIATADYGTKFAVVAGLLNFIAAIDAHNIGIGRKS, from the coding sequence ATGGCTTCGAATGTTCATCTGCCCGCTAAGGGCGCCGCTCATCGGGGCACCGACCCGGTTTCCCATTCTTCCTCCTACGCCTACTTCGCGCTGATTTTGGGGTGGTTGATCCCTGGCGCCGGTCATGTGCTGGTGAAGCGTCCTTTTCGGGGCCTTTTTCTATTCCTTTCAATCACCTGCATGTTCGTGCTCGGCGTGGCGATGCAGGGCAAGCTGTATTCCCCCAATGCGGGAGAAATCCTTAACATTCTTGGCTTTGTTGGAGATCTGGGCGCGGGCCTCTTGTACATCGTCGCTCGTGCTCTCGACTATGGGCACGGCGCAGTGCAGATTGCAACAGCCGACTACGGCACGAAATTCGCTGTGGTGGCTGGCTTGTTGAACTTTATTGCCGCCATTGATGCTCACAACATTGGAATTGGTAGAAAGTCATGA
- a CDS encoding DUF3037 domain-containing protein, whose protein sequence is MQERRRCEFFLVRYVPDRVKNEFVNIGVLLREAGTVPGQPRAGGETVVRFTRNWSRVRCLDPDADIAGLEAMEADIRRRLEETGDGVRSIVSEFEDTLSNSVQLTAIKRCLAENLIAETELLMRLFVEPQKREAISRKNRRQTIVATMRRQFEVAGVWERMRKRIPVSQYTRPGDPLRIDCGYRPNGVVRLFQAVSLEADPDAAKVLAFSISAIKDGIRREEKADLELTAIVEPLGSWSSRLGGKMKETQGQGDEPEGEIDIEREEQYRFAVDTMERETIRVLTTLDLPRVAERARMEMAGQ, encoded by the coding sequence ATGCAGGAGCGTCGGCGGTGTGAGTTCTTTCTGGTGCGGTATGTGCCCGACCGGGTGAAGAACGAATTTGTGAATATCGGAGTTTTGCTCCGCGAGGCGGGAACGGTACCCGGGCAACCGCGCGCCGGTGGCGAGACCGTGGTGCGATTTACCCGCAACTGGTCGCGGGTGCGCTGTCTCGACCCGGACGCGGATATTGCGGGGCTGGAAGCAATGGAAGCGGACATCCGCCGGCGGCTGGAGGAAACCGGCGACGGTGTCCGCTCAATTGTTTCCGAATTTGAGGACACCCTCTCGAATTCAGTGCAACTGACGGCGATCAAGCGTTGTCTCGCGGAGAATTTGATCGCCGAGACAGAGCTGCTGATGCGCTTGTTTGTCGAGCCTCAGAAACGCGAGGCTATCTCGAGGAAGAACCGCCGTCAAACCATCGTAGCGACGATGCGCAGACAGTTCGAAGTAGCTGGAGTATGGGAGAGAATGCGCAAACGGATCCCCGTATCTCAGTACACAAGACCGGGCGACCCGCTGCGCATCGATTGCGGTTATCGTCCGAACGGAGTAGTCCGCCTCTTTCAGGCCGTCTCTCTCGAAGCCGATCCAGATGCTGCGAAGGTGCTGGCATTCAGCATTTCAGCAATTAAGGACGGAATCAGAAGAGAAGAAAAAGCAGACCTGGAATTGACTGCCATTGTTGAGCCGCTTGGGTCCTGGTCTTCTCGCTTAGGAGGGAAGATGAAGGAGACTCAAGGCCAGGGGGACGAACCCGAAGGAGAGATCGATATTGAACGGGAAGAACAATACCGTTTTGCGGTGGACACGATGGAGCGCGAGACCATCCGGGTGCTGACTACCCTGGACCTTCCGCGGGTAGCCGAAAGAGCACGAATGGAGATGGCGGGCCAATAA